Proteins encoded within one genomic window of Ostrinia nubilalis chromosome 5, ilOstNubi1.1, whole genome shotgun sequence:
- the LOC135071667 gene encoding protein lin-7 homolog C, which translates to MSSTGEQLTLARDIKRAIELLEKLQQSGEVPATKLAALQKVLQSDFLNAVREVYEHVYETVDIQGSADIRASATAKATVAAFAAAEGHAHPRVVELPKTEEGLGFNVMGGKEQNSPIYISRIIPGGVADRHGGLKRGDQLLSVNGVSVEGENHEKAVELLKQAVGSVKLVVRYTPKVLEEMEMRFDKQRTARRRQNYN; encoded by the coding sequence ATGAGCAGCACAGGGGAGCAATTGACCTTAGCTAGAGATATAAAAAGGGCTATTGAACTGTTGGAAAAACTTCAGCAAAGTGGAGAGGTGCCTGCAACCAAATTAGCTGCATTGCAGAAAGTGCTGCAGAGTGACTTCTTGAATGCTGTGAGAGAGGTTTATGAGCATGTTTATGAAACTGTGGATATCCAAGGGTCGGCTGATATCAGAGCCTCGGCTACGGCGAAGGCGACTGTGGCGGCATTCGCTGCAGCAGAAGGACATGCCCATCCTCGAGTTGTGGAACTCCCTAAGACCGAAGAAGGATTAGGATTTAACGTGATGGGTGGTAAGGAACAAAATTCACCCATCTACATATCCCGGATTATACCAGGTGGGGTCGCAGATCGCCATGGGGGTTTGAAAAGAGGAGACCAGTTGCTCTCTGTAAATGGAGTGTCTGTGGAGGGAGAAAACCATGAAAAAGCTGTTGAATTATTGAAACAGGCTGTTGGGTCAGTCAAGTTGGTTGTTCGCTACACACCAAAGGTGTTAGAAGAGATGGAAATGAGATTTGACAAACAGAGAACAGCCAGGAGGCGCCAAAACTACAATTGA
- the LOC135071666 gene encoding RING-type E3 ubiquitin-protein ligase PPIL2, with protein MGKRQHQKDKMYLTYTEWTTLYGGKRSGTAVEEDTTFKRLPFDHCCLCLQPFDDAYCDLDGNVFELQAIIDFIKKFKINPVTGKKVDVKSLIKLHFHKNAEDDYHCPVLFKPFTKNSHIVAIRTSGNVYSYEAVEQLNIKGKNWKDLISDTPFVRSDIITIQDPNNLNKFNISTFHHIKNNLRVETEEEIAMRKDPHAKLKCVSAETKDILQELEKEYKAPEKVETKKEVADKFNAAHYSTGMVAASFTSTAMVPETVHEAAIICEDEVKYDRVKKKGYVRLVTNYGPLNFELYCDVTPKACDNFIKHCNNGYYNGTKFHRSIRNFMIQGGDPTGTGLGGESIWKKPFEDEIRPNLHHIGRGILSMANSGANTNGSQFFITFRSCKQLDGKHTIFGKLVGGLDTLNIMEQIEVDNKDRPVHDIIIEVAQVFVDPFTEAEEQLAIERAEELKRKAESEGPGVKPKKASTQPLKVFREGVGKYLNLQELASTTKSKAQEAPPPKKPKKDPKYKFGSFDSW; from the exons ATGGGTAAACGACAGCATCAGAAAGATAAAAT GTACTTAACCTATACGGAGTGGACTACTCTATATGGTGGGAAAAGATCTGGAACTGCTGTGGAAGAAGATACAACATTCAAAAGACTTCCATTCGATCACTGTTGTTTGTGTCTTCAGCCTTTTGACGATGCTTACTGTGATCTCGACGGGAACGTATTTGAGCTTCAAGCCATCATCGACTTCATAAAGAAGTTTAAAATCAATCCAGTGACTGGCAAG aaagtTGATGTCAAGTCTTTAATAAAACTACATTTCCATAAGAATGCTGAAGATGACTATCACTGTCCGGTACTGTTCAAACCTTTCACGAAGAATTCCCACATCGTGGCAATACGAACCAGCGGCAATGTGTACTCCTACGAGGCCGTGGAGCAGCTCAATATCAAGGGCAAGAACTGGAAGGACCTCATCAGTGACACTCCCTTTGTTAGGAGCGATATCATCACCATACAGGACCCTAATAACTTGAATAAGTTCAATATTTCCACATTTCATCATATCAAGAACAATTTGAGGGTGGAAACTGAAG AGGAGATTGCTATGAGAAAGGACCCACATGCAAAGCTGAAATGTGTATCAGCTGAAACAAAGGATATATTGCAAGAATTGGAGAAAGAATACAAAGCACCTGAGAAGGTTGAAACCAAAAAAGAG GTTGCTGATAAATTCAATGCTGCCCATTACTCAACTGGGATGGTCGCAGCCAGCTTCACGTCCACTGCGATGGTGCCGGAAACTGTACATGAAGCTGCAATCATCTGTGAGGATGAAGTCAAGTATGACAGAGTGAAGAAAAAAG GGTATGTCAGACTGGTGACAAATTATGGCCCCCTAAATTTTGAGCTGTACTGTGACGTCACACCTAAAGCATGCGACAATTTCATAAAACACTGCAACAATGGATACTACAATGGGACAAAATTCCATAGGTCTATAAGGAACTTTATG ATCCAAGGTGGAGATCCCACAGGCACTGGTCTTGGTGGGGAGTCAATATGGAAGAAGCCATTTGAAGATGAAATCAGGCCTAACCTACATCACATAGGAAGAGGGATTCTTTCCATGGCTAATTCAGGGGCAAACACTAATGGATCTCAGTT TTTCATAACATTTCGATCATGTAAACAACTGGATGGGAAACatacaatatttggtaaacttGTTGGTGGCCTGGACACACTAAACATAATGGAACAAATTGAAGTGGACAACAAAGATAGGCCTGTCCACGACATCATAATAGAAGTGGCTCAAGTTTTTGTAGATCCCTTTACGGAGGCTGAAGAACAG CTTGCAATAGAAAGAGCtgaagaattaaaaagaaaagctGAATCTGAAGGACCAGGAGTAAAACCGAAAAAGGCTTCAACACAACCACTGAAGGTCTTCAGGGAAGGAGTTGGGAAATACCTAAATCTACAAGAACTGGCATCAACAACCAAATCTAAGGCTCAAGAGGCACCACCACCCAAAAAACCTAAGAAAGATCCCAAATACAAGTTTGGTAGTTTTGATTCCTGGTAA
- the LOC135071680 gene encoding ubiquitin-conjugating enzyme E2-24 kDa isoform X1, with amino-acid sequence MSGASGSSGGGTGRGRGGAGSSGAVDNKPDTKENKPNPKMSKALGTSAKRIQKELAEITLDPPPNCSAGPKGDNLYEWVSTILGPPGSVYEGGVFFLDIHFSPEYPFKPPKVTFRTRIYHCNINSQGVICLDILKDNWSPALTISKVLLSICSLLTDCNPADPLVGSIATQYLQNREEHDRIARLWTKRYAT; translated from the exons ATGTCCGGTGCGTCTGGTTCATCAGGAGGAGGCACAGGACGCGGCAGAGGCGGCGCGGGCTCCAGCGGCGCAGTTGACAACAAACCCGATACAAAAGAGAACAAACCTAACCCCAAAATGTCGAAGGCACTCGGCACATCAGCCAAGAGGATCCAAAAAGAACTCGCTGAAATCACATTAGATCCACCACCCAATTGCAGTGCGGGCCCGAAGGGTGACAACTTGTATGAGTGGGTTTCCACAATATTGGGGCCTCCTGGCTCAGTATACGAAGGTGGAGTCTTCTTCCTAGATATCCACTTTTCTCCAGAATACCCATTTAAACCTCCTAAG GTTACATTCCGAACTAGGATATACCACTGTAACATCAACAGCCAAGGAGTGATATGTCTAGATATTTTAAAGGATAATTGGTCTCCTGCACTGACAAtatcaaaagttttattgtCCATTTGTTCCTTGCTAACCGATTGTAATCCAG CTGATCCACTAGTGGGTAGCATCGCAACACAGTACCTGCAGAATCGCGAGGAGCACGATCGTATCGCGCGTCTGTGGACCAAGCGTTACGCGACATGA
- the LOC135071680 gene encoding ubiquitin-conjugating enzyme E2-24 kDa isoform X2, with amino-acid sequence MSKALGTSAKRIQKELAEITLDPPPNCSAGPKGDNLYEWVSTILGPPGSVYEGGVFFLDIHFSPEYPFKPPKVTFRTRIYHCNINSQGVICLDILKDNWSPALTISKVLLSICSLLTDCNPADPLVGSIATQYLQNREEHDRIARLWTKRYAT; translated from the exons ATGTCGAAGGCACTCGGCACATCAGCCAAGAGGATCCAAAAAGAACTCGCTGAAATCACATTAGATCCACCACCCAATTGCAGTGCGGGCCCGAAGGGTGACAACTTGTATGAGTGGGTTTCCACAATATTGGGGCCTCCTGGCTCAGTATACGAAGGTGGAGTCTTCTTCCTAGATATCCACTTTTCTCCAGAATACCCATTTAAACCTCCTAAG GTTACATTCCGAACTAGGATATACCACTGTAACATCAACAGCCAAGGAGTGATATGTCTAGATATTTTAAAGGATAATTGGTCTCCTGCACTGACAAtatcaaaagttttattgtCCATTTGTTCCTTGCTAACCGATTGTAATCCAG CTGATCCACTAGTGGGTAGCATCGCAACACAGTACCTGCAGAATCGCGAGGAGCACGATCGTATCGCGCGTCTGTGGACCAAGCGTTACGCGACATGA